In one Actinomyces trachealis genomic region, the following are encoded:
- a CDS encoding fructosamine kinase family protein, giving the protein MSSRSDAVVRKPDSFAGATRLEAQGLEWLAEAMPDGGAHVVPVRVGEGWIEEPRLSAGRVTPAAARAFGRALAVTHAAGAPAFGAAPPGWDGRTRMGRSNIRLRPHAPEAPQDEPRPWGVFYAEDRIAPYIGPGRDEGSLTRSEAGLIERVCARLADGDFDAPQPALTRRRAEQRGQRIAVARTHGDLWTGNVLWVSAAEVASWAPASAGRGPQGEHGADEQPGAPTGPWTDVVGVLIDPMAHGAHAETDLAALGVFGQRHLEQVYAGYDEVSALADGWQERVGLHQLHLLMIHVFLFGGGYGPQAAAVARRYA; this is encoded by the coding sequence ATGAGCAGCCGGTCCGACGCCGTCGTCCGCAAGCCCGACTCCTTCGCCGGGGCCACCCGCCTGGAGGCGCAGGGTCTGGAGTGGCTGGCCGAGGCCATGCCCGACGGCGGCGCGCACGTCGTGCCGGTGAGAGTCGGCGAGGGCTGGATCGAGGAGCCCCGCCTGAGCGCCGGACGAGTGACACCCGCCGCAGCACGGGCCTTCGGACGGGCGCTGGCGGTCACTCACGCCGCCGGTGCGCCCGCCTTCGGGGCGGCCCCTCCCGGTTGGGACGGGCGCACCCGCATGGGGCGCTCCAACATCCGCCTGCGCCCGCACGCCCCCGAGGCACCGCAGGACGAGCCCCGCCCCTGGGGCGTGTTCTACGCCGAGGACCGCATCGCGCCCTACATCGGCCCGGGTCGCGATGAGGGTTCGCTGACCCGCAGCGAGGCCGGGCTCATCGAGCGGGTCTGTGCTCGTCTGGCCGACGGTGACTTCGATGCCCCACAGCCCGCGCTCACCCGCCGCCGGGCCGAGCAGCGTGGGCAGCGGATCGCCGTCGCCCGCACCCACGGGGACCTGTGGACTGGCAACGTCCTGTGGGTGTCGGCCGCCGAAGTGGCCTCCTGGGCGCCCGCCTCAGCGGGTCGTGGCCCGCAGGGCGAGCACGGCGCCGATGAACAGCCGGGTGCCCCCACAGGGCCGTGGACCGACGTCGTCGGCGTGCTCATCGACCCGATGGCGCACGGCGCCCACGCCGAGACGGACCTGGCGGCGCTGGGGGTCTTCGGCCAGCGGCACCTGGAGCAGGTCTACGCCGGTTACGACGAGGTCTCCGCTCTGGCTGACGGCTGGCAGGAGAGGGTGGGGCTGCACCAGCTGCACCTGCTCATGATCCACGTGTTCCTCTTCGGCGGCGGCTACGGCCCCCAAGCGGCGGCGGTCGCACGCCGCTACGCCTGA
- the prmC gene encoding peptide chain release factor N(5)-glutamine methyltransferase, translated as MVREAGRRLREAGVRSPEHDARVLAEHVMGTSLVMCEGADGEQVGRYLELVERRAARVPLQHVMGMMWFRGLELEARPGVFIVRPETEVVAGAAIEAVRAVASEEERAPVVVDLCAGSGAIALVVAVEVPTARVVAVEIDNAAVGLARENCERHAPGRVRLVQADAAAPDTLAELNGRVDVVVSNPPYVPAGAVEDSETARYDPHLALFGGGADGLELPTALVRRAAALLRPGGVLVMEHDARQGAALREAALAVGFSEATTGRDLTGRNRYLRARR; from the coding sequence GTGGTGCGCGAGGCGGGTCGGAGGCTGAGGGAGGCGGGAGTGAGATCGCCGGAGCATGACGCCCGGGTACTGGCCGAGCACGTGATGGGGACCTCGCTGGTCATGTGTGAGGGGGCCGACGGCGAGCAGGTTGGCCGGTATCTGGAGCTTGTCGAGCGGCGGGCGGCGCGGGTGCCGTTGCAGCACGTGATGGGGATGATGTGGTTCAGGGGGCTGGAGCTGGAAGCCCGGCCCGGCGTGTTCATCGTGCGCCCTGAGACCGAGGTCGTGGCCGGGGCCGCCATCGAGGCCGTCCGGGCGGTGGCGTCGGAGGAGGAGCGTGCCCCCGTGGTCGTGGACCTGTGCGCCGGCTCGGGCGCCATCGCGCTCGTCGTCGCCGTCGAGGTGCCGACGGCGCGCGTCGTCGCCGTCGAGATCGACAACGCGGCTGTGGGCCTAGCGCGGGAGAACTGCGAGCGGCACGCACCCGGGCGGGTGCGACTCGTGCAGGCCGACGCCGCCGCCCCCGACACGCTCGCCGAGCTGAACGGACGGGTCGACGTCGTCGTGTCGAATCCGCCCTACGTGCCCGCCGGGGCGGTGGAGGACTCCGAGACCGCGCGGTACGACCCCCACCTCGCCCTCTTCGGCGGGGGAGCGGACGGCCTTGAGCTGCCCACCGCGCTTGTACGCCGGGCTGCCGCGCTGCTGCGCCCGGGCGGCGTGCTCGTCATGGAGCACGACGCCCGGCAGGGGGCGGCACTGCGCGAGGCGGCGCTCGCCGTCGGCTTCAGCGAGGCCACCACGGGACGAGACCTCACCGGCCGCAACCGCTACCTGCGGGCCCGGCGCTGA
- the prfA gene encoding peptide chain release factor 1 translates to MSEDFAAAESALAEHTQIERDMADPATASDPAALRRLGRRYAELGRVVAAYRTWQQAAADLDDATELAAEDPDFAAELPGLQAAANAAADHLRNVLIPRDPDDARDVIIEVKAGEGGEESALFAADLARMYTRYAERQGWAVEVMDATGSELGGYKDIRIAIKTRTAVEPQDGVWAHLKYEGGVHRVQRVPVTESQGRIHTSAAGVLVLPEADDPGELEIDPADLRVDVFRSSGPGGQSVNTTDSAVRLTHLPTGIVVSMQNEKSQLQNKEAALRVLRARLLAERAAAAAAEASAARRSQVRTVDRSERIRTYNFPENRIADHRTGYKAYNLDAVLDGDLGPVIASAIALDEAERLAAFGDQG, encoded by the coding sequence GTGAGCGAGGACTTTGCCGCCGCCGAGTCGGCGCTGGCTGAGCACACCCAGATCGAGCGGGACATGGCTGACCCGGCCACCGCCTCAGACCCCGCCGCCCTGCGCCGTCTGGGACGCCGCTACGCCGAACTGGGACGCGTCGTCGCCGCCTACCGCACCTGGCAGCAGGCCGCCGCCGACCTCGACGACGCCACCGAGCTTGCCGCCGAGGACCCCGACTTCGCCGCCGAGCTGCCCGGCCTGCAGGCCGCAGCCAACGCCGCTGCCGACCACCTGCGCAACGTCCTGATCCCCCGGGACCCCGACGACGCCCGCGACGTCATCATTGAGGTCAAGGCCGGCGAGGGCGGGGAGGAGTCCGCCCTGTTCGCCGCCGACCTGGCCCGCATGTACACCCGTTACGCTGAGCGGCAGGGCTGGGCCGTGGAGGTCATGGACGCCACCGGCTCCGAGCTCGGCGGCTACAAAGACATCCGCATCGCCATCAAGACGCGCACCGCCGTCGAGCCCCAGGACGGCGTGTGGGCACACCTGAAGTACGAGGGTGGCGTCCACCGCGTCCAGCGCGTCCCCGTCACCGAGAGCCAAGGGCGCATCCACACCTCCGCCGCCGGTGTGCTCGTCCTGCCGGAGGCCGACGACCCCGGCGAGCTCGAGATCGACCCCGCCGACCTGCGCGTCGACGTCTTCCGCTCCTCGGGCCCCGGCGGCCAGAGCGTTAACACGACCGACTCCGCCGTGCGCCTGACACACCTGCCCACCGGCATCGTCGTGTCCATGCAGAACGAGAAGTCCCAGCTGCAGAACAAGGAGGCGGCCCTGCGCGTGCTGCGGGCGCGCCTGCTGGCCGAGCGCGCCGCCGCCGCAGCAGCCGAGGCGAGCGCCGCCCGCCGCTCCCAGGTGCGCACCGTGGACCGCTCCGAGCGCATCCGCACCTACAACTTCCCGGAGAACCGGATCGCCGACCACCGCACCGGCTACAAGGCCTACAACCTGGACGCCGTGCTCGACGGCGACCTGGGGCCCGTCATCGCCTCCGCCATCGCCCTGGACGAGGCCGAGAGGCTGGCGGCCTTCGGGGACCAGGGGTGA
- the rpmE gene encoding 50S ribosomal protein L31 — MKQGIHPDYVATTVTCTCGNTFETKSTVTSGEIRVDVCSECHPFYTGKQKILDTGGRVARFEARYGKRTK, encoded by the coding sequence ATGAAGCAGGGGATCCACCCCGATTACGTGGCCACCACGGTCACGTGCACCTGCGGCAACACTTTCGAGACCAAGTCCACGGTCACCTCCGGTGAGATCCGTGTAGACGTCTGCTCCGAGTGCCACCCCTTCTACACCGGCAAGCAGAAGATCCTCGACACCGGTGGGCGCGTGGCCCGCTTCGAGGCCCGCTACGGCAAACGCACCAAGTAA
- the rho gene encoding transcription termination factor Rho: MRLADLQALAASMGLKGISRMRKSDLVASIKEARGDAPRREASPTAEAPAVPEPAATPEAAPETAPAAVAPTGRGRRRRVTAAAGAPTAAPLLELPEPHAERERGEEDATKAERRQRTERSDRSERNDWSERGESRQRSEDNLNGRQEGPRRARRRTQVEGSQEGVPEHEDAKAALMRDLADATGTPVVGPSESRQGGQRDDWEEEGRSGRRRRGRRRGRDERQNGQNNNQNSGSQHHQDSGQRAPREDEVILPVAGILDASDSNHAYLRTSGYLPGPKDVYVTQQQIKNYGLRPGDAITGWVREGGEPEQPHRGAGRQGRRNRAAGRIKYNPLVSVDTVNGMEPERAKRRPDFTKLTPLYPQEQLRLETTPKALTPRIIDLVSPIGKGQRGLIVSPPKAGKTIVLQQIANAIAINNPEVHLMVVLVDERPEEVTDMQRTVKGEVIASTFDRPASDHTTVAELAIERAKRLVELGQDVVVLLDSITRLGRAYNLAAPVSGRILSGGVDASALYPPKRFFGAARNIENGGSLTILATALVETGSKMDEVIFEEFKGTGNMELRLSRQLAEKRLFPAVDVAASSTRREEFLIDPAQLKIMWRLRRLFTGLEQQQALELVLGKLKETSSNAEFLMVISKTTPQGSSLADTDA, from the coding sequence ATGCGCCTGGCTGACCTTCAGGCACTCGCCGCCAGCATGGGGCTGAAAGGCATCTCCCGCATGCGTAAGAGCGACCTGGTGGCCTCCATCAAGGAGGCCCGTGGTGACGCCCCCAGGCGTGAGGCTTCCCCCACCGCCGAAGCCCCGGCTGTGCCCGAACCCGCCGCCACGCCAGAGGCTGCCCCTGAGACTGCCCCTGCTGCGGTCGCCCCCACAGGGCGCGGACGGCGTCGCCGCGTGACCGCCGCCGCTGGCGCCCCCACGGCCGCACCCCTCCTAGAGCTTCCCGAGCCTCATGCTGAGCGTGAGCGCGGCGAGGAAGACGCGACTAAGGCCGAGCGGCGCCAGCGTACTGAGCGCTCTGACCGTTCCGAACGCAACGACTGGAGCGAGCGCGGTGAGTCCCGCCAGCGCAGCGAGGATAACCTCAACGGCCGCCAGGAGGGGCCGCGTCGCGCCCGTCGTCGGACCCAGGTGGAGGGCAGCCAGGAGGGTGTCCCCGAGCATGAGGATGCCAAGGCTGCTCTCATGCGGGATTTGGCCGACGCCACCGGCACCCCCGTGGTTGGACCCAGTGAGTCACGCCAGGGCGGACAGCGGGACGACTGGGAGGAGGAGGGTCGCTCCGGGCGCCGCCGCCGTGGGCGCCGTCGTGGCCGTGACGAGCGCCAGAACGGCCAGAACAACAACCAGAACAGCGGTAGCCAGCACCACCAGGACAGCGGCCAGCGTGCCCCCCGGGAGGACGAGGTGATCCTGCCGGTGGCGGGCATCCTGGACGCTTCCGATTCCAATCACGCCTACCTGCGCACCTCCGGCTACCTGCCCGGCCCTAAGGACGTCTACGTCACCCAGCAGCAGATTAAGAATTATGGCCTGCGCCCCGGGGACGCTATCACCGGGTGGGTGCGCGAGGGTGGGGAGCCGGAGCAGCCGCACCGGGGCGCCGGGCGCCAGGGGCGCCGCAACCGGGCCGCCGGGCGTATCAAGTACAACCCGCTGGTCAGCGTGGACACGGTCAACGGTATGGAGCCGGAGCGGGCCAAGCGCCGCCCGGACTTCACCAAGCTCACGCCCCTGTACCCCCAGGAGCAGCTGCGCCTGGAGACCACCCCTAAGGCCCTGACCCCGCGCATCATCGACCTGGTCTCCCCGATCGGTAAGGGCCAGCGTGGCCTGATCGTCTCCCCGCCTAAAGCCGGTAAGACGATCGTGCTGCAGCAGATCGCCAACGCCATCGCCATTAACAACCCGGAGGTGCACCTCATGGTGGTGCTCGTGGACGAGCGCCCCGAGGAGGTCACCGACATGCAGCGCACCGTCAAGGGTGAGGTCATTGCCTCCACCTTTGACCGGCCGGCCTCCGACCACACTACCGTGGCCGAGCTGGCTATCGAGCGGGCTAAGCGCCTGGTGGAGCTGGGGCAGGACGTGGTGGTGCTGCTGGACTCCATCACCCGCCTGGGGCGCGCCTACAACTTGGCCGCCCCGGTCAGCGGGCGCATTCTGTCCGGTGGTGTGGATGCCTCCGCCCTGTACCCGCCTAAGCGCTTCTTCGGGGCCGCCCGCAACATTGAGAACGGCGGCTCCCTGACCATCCTGGCCACTGCCTTGGTGGAGACCGGCTCCAAGATGGACGAGGTGATCTTTGAGGAGTTCAAGGGCACCGGCAACATGGAGTTGCGCCTGTCCCGCCAGCTGGCCGAGAAGCGGCTCTTCCCGGCCGTGGATGTGGCGGCCTCCTCCACTCGCCGTGAGGAGTTCCTGATCGACCCGGCCCAGCTCAAGATCATGTGGCGCCTGCGCCGCCTGTTCACCGGGCTGGAGCAGCAGCAGGCCCTGGAGCTGGTGCTGGGCAAGCTTAAGGAGACCAGCTCCAACGCGGAGTTCCTTATGGTCATCTCCAAGACGACGCCGCAGGGCAGCTCCCTGGCCGACACCGACGCGTAG
- a CDS encoding permease, producing MSQPTTGPAAQHDGAGPATSHDVDIDVRQLDAAMRAASGRWYLPAIALALVALCLGALRWRGQLIDLNGVVESWATITIAITLQALPFLVLGVLVSALISALVPQSLLQRLTPSNRALAVPTAAVCGMLLPGCECASVPVAQSLIRRGLPPAAAYAFLLASPAVNPVVLVATAVAFTGNPVMVWVRLVASLLAAVVVGWVWLALRQEAPAGRVSPHERGGASRAEVFRASAVHDLMNASGYLAAGAMVAALIKVVVPGAWFAVLDQHPVAAVLVMAALAVLLSLCSEADAFVAASFSGVSPTAQLVFLVVGPMVDLKLIAMQHGAWGWGFVLRFVPLTLAVAVVSGALVGVLLLGGF from the coding sequence ATGAGTCAGCCAACCACTGGGCCTGCCGCCCAGCATGACGGCGCTGGACCTGCCACCAGCCACGACGTCGATATCGACGTCAGGCAGCTCGATGCCGCTATGCGTGCCGCCTCCGGCCGCTGGTACTTGCCTGCCATCGCCCTGGCCCTGGTGGCCCTCTGTCTGGGGGCCCTGCGCTGGCGCGGGCAGCTCATCGACCTCAACGGCGTCGTCGAGTCCTGGGCCACCATCACCATTGCCATCACCCTGCAGGCCCTGCCCTTCCTGGTCCTGGGGGTGCTGGTTTCCGCACTCATATCCGCCCTGGTGCCCCAAAGTCTGCTGCAACGCCTGACCCCAAGCAACCGAGCCCTGGCCGTGCCCACGGCCGCCGTCTGCGGCATGCTTCTGCCCGGCTGCGAGTGCGCCTCAGTGCCCGTGGCCCAGTCCCTGATCCGGCGTGGGCTGCCCCCGGCCGCTGCCTACGCCTTCCTACTGGCCAGCCCCGCCGTCAACCCCGTCGTGTTGGTGGCAACCGCCGTCGCCTTTACTGGCAACCCAGTTATGGTGTGGGTGCGCCTAGTAGCCTCACTGCTGGCAGCCGTGGTGGTCGGCTGGGTGTGGCTGGCGCTCCGGCAGGAGGCACCAGCTGGGCGAGTGAGCCCCCACGAGCGCGGGGGAGCCAGCCGGGCGGAGGTCTTTCGAGCGAGCGCCGTCCACGATCTCATGAACGCCAGCGGCTACCTGGCAGCCGGGGCCATGGTCGCGGCCCTTATCAAGGTGGTGGTGCCGGGCGCCTGGTTCGCGGTCCTGGACCAGCACCCGGTGGCGGCCGTCCTGGTGATGGCGGCGCTCGCGGTGCTGCTCAGCTTGTGCTCGGAGGCGGACGCCTTCGTGGCGGCGTCATTCAGCGGGGTCTCTCCGACGGCGCAGCTCGTGTTCCTGGTGGTTGGCCCCATGGTGGACCTGAAGCTCATCGCTATGCAACATGGCGCCTGGGGGTGGGGGTTTGTGCTGCGCTTCGTGCCGTTGACCTTGGCTGTGGCAGTGGTGAGTGGAGCCCTGGTAGGGGTGCTATTGCTGGGCGGATTCTGA
- a CDS encoding TIGR03943 family putative permease subunit: MSEQQPQPPTVPTVSSLRRSARRNTVAATIMMVAGFVALVLVLTGRLNFYLQPYFQPLMLLTALVLIVLAMWTLVDLDQPAVLSAHAPMRPSSWLVLVPVVLAVVCAPSPLGAALMSSTAVAGGSGGTVSTTAKQSSQGRAAKLLGTNPDGTAAFSILPLGTVNPLGLDELSDRYTIGSKPQLEGRTIKVLGFASPGPDGGWRLGRFKIYCCAADAVPFQTVLTGLTQELQIDQWYEVTGVVQVSPGSEVPVLQVTKLDAVPQPETPYL; the protein is encoded by the coding sequence GTGAGCGAGCAGCAACCTCAGCCGCCCACCGTGCCGACGGTGTCGTCCCTGCGCCGCAGTGCCCGGCGGAACACGGTGGCTGCCACGATCATGATGGTGGCAGGGTTTGTGGCCCTGGTGCTGGTGCTTACTGGCAGGCTCAACTTCTATCTGCAACCCTACTTTCAGCCCCTCATGCTGCTCACCGCCCTAGTGTTGATTGTGCTGGCAATGTGGACCCTGGTGGATCTGGACCAGCCCGCCGTCTTAAGCGCCCATGCGCCCATGCGGCCTAGTTCCTGGCTGGTGCTCGTGCCCGTGGTCCTGGCGGTCGTCTGTGCCCCCAGCCCGCTAGGTGCTGCACTTATGTCCTCGACGGCGGTGGCGGGCGGCTCCGGGGGCACGGTCTCCACCACCGCCAAGCAGAGCTCCCAGGGGCGTGCCGCCAAACTCCTGGGCACCAACCCTGACGGCACCGCTGCCTTCTCCATCCTGCCCCTGGGCACCGTCAATCCGCTCGGCCTGGACGAGCTCTCCGACCGCTACACCATCGGCTCCAAACCCCAGCTGGAGGGGCGCACGATCAAGGTGCTGGGCTTCGCCAGCCCCGGTCCTGACGGCGGCTGGCGGCTGGGTCGCTTCAAGATCTACTGCTGCGCTGCTGACGCGGTTCCCTTCCAAACCGTGCTAACCGGGTTGACCCAGGAGCTGCAGATCGACCAGTGGTACGAGGTAACCGGCGTCGTCCAGGTCAGCCCTGGTTCTGAGGTGCCGGTTCTGCAGGTCACTAAGCTCGACGCCGTGCCCCAGCCGGAGACGCCCTACCTGTGA
- a CDS encoding histidine kinase: MPNHPTGAVHEVGTDELFFSTTDAKGIIKRANSVFVRLAHFDADTLSEAPHNLIRHPSMPAAAFHVMWDTLKAGRPFAAYVRNLAGNGSEYRVFATITPMRNGGYLSVRSRPMRTDLEETAYGLYEQTLAFEQEVAAGGANRRDTAAQGAGKLLELLAEAGLDSYEVFQNMALPAEVASREESVQGLPQRAGAAGSYARALEAVHALSASLDSWMSRLEALADLAHALKRSSKRLGRAVNNPAISTASVSGLDRSDAHLPTLGQLLDLWLHMQGLITPQVTSLQQTLAQMEATVGHTRFRIALARLHAAMTATFLAELIDGGAGGDKAAGTEGAGPGGPGGMTGTAGAESSAGTSADPELTRGAINELGHALQEGIEDFTAQTRRYQELAKQTGDAISQAQRLLTIPHQLLMLWTNSPDSQDPNLSEAARSLTKAAATAVGDSERVLTDLTGIVEQCTTAAAGDGVGQDADLQALVTRVREAIAEKEQGPHCL; the protein is encoded by the coding sequence ATGCCAAACCACCCTACTGGCGCCGTGCACGAGGTCGGCACAGACGAACTGTTTTTCTCCACCACGGACGCCAAGGGCATCATCAAGCGCGCCAACTCCGTGTTCGTGCGCCTAGCCCACTTTGACGCTGACACTCTCAGCGAGGCACCCCACAACCTGATCCGCCATCCCTCGATGCCAGCGGCGGCCTTCCACGTCATGTGGGACACACTCAAGGCGGGTCGGCCCTTCGCGGCCTATGTGCGGAACCTGGCCGGCAACGGCTCCGAGTACCGCGTATTCGCCACCATCACCCCCATGCGCAATGGCGGCTACCTGTCTGTTCGCTCACGCCCCATGCGCACGGACCTGGAGGAGACCGCCTACGGCCTCTATGAGCAGACCCTCGCCTTCGAGCAGGAAGTGGCCGCTGGTGGCGCCAACCGTCGTGATACCGCCGCCCAGGGCGCAGGCAAACTTCTGGAACTGCTGGCTGAGGCAGGCCTGGACTCCTACGAGGTGTTCCAAAATATGGCCCTCCCAGCGGAGGTGGCCAGCCGGGAGGAGAGCGTCCAAGGTCTCCCCCAGCGTGCTGGCGCCGCAGGCTCCTACGCCCGCGCGCTAGAGGCCGTGCACGCGCTCAGCGCTAGTCTCGACTCTTGGATGAGCCGCCTGGAAGCGCTGGCAGACCTGGCCCACGCCCTCAAACGTTCCTCTAAGCGACTAGGCCGGGCCGTGAACAATCCGGCGATCAGTACCGCATCCGTGTCTGGTCTGGACCGCTCTGACGCACATCTGCCCACCCTGGGGCAGCTGCTTGACTTGTGGCTGCATATGCAGGGGCTCATCACCCCGCAAGTCACCAGCCTGCAGCAGACCCTGGCGCAGATGGAGGCAACCGTGGGGCACACCCGCTTCCGCATCGCTCTCGCGCGTCTGCACGCCGCCATGACCGCCACCTTCCTAGCTGAGCTGATCGACGGCGGGGCAGGCGGTGACAAGGCAGCTGGCACCGAGGGGGCTGGTCCGGGTGGCCCGGGTGGCATGACTGGCACGGCTGGCGCGGAAAGCAGTGCTGGCACCAGCGCGGACCCGGAGTTGACACGTGGCGCAATCAATGAACTAGGGCACGCTCTCCAGGAGGGCATAGAGGACTTCACCGCCCAGACCCGCAGATACCAGGAGCTGGCCAAGCAGACGGGCGACGCCATAAGCCAGGCGCAGCGTCTTTTGACGATCCCCCACCAGCTGCTCATGCTGTGGACCAACAGCCCCGACTCCCAGGACCCCAACCTGTCAGAGGCTGCAAGGTCTCTGACCAAGGCCGCTGCCACCGCCGTCGGCGACTCAGAGAGAGTCCTCACCGACTTGACCGGGATTGTAGAGCAGTGCACCACTGCGGCGGCTGGCGACGGCGTCGGCCAGGACGCTGACCTGCAGGCGTTGGTCACGCGGGTGCGCGAGGCGATCGCAGAAAAAGAACAGGGCCCGCACTGCCTTTGA
- the thrB gene encoding homoserine kinase, with amino-acid sequence MSARLCKERAAVRVPATTANMGPGFDSFGMAFRFYDEVTVRPVVGATHVKVVGVGEGKVATDDSNLVVRALRAGLDAVGAPQAGFEMSCFNRIPHGGGMGSSASAAVAGLMLARGLVSEPEALNDEVVFRLATEFEGHPDNVAPAVFGGATVAWTDMDGTPHAAPMPVDATLPVSLLVPPETTRLSTEEARKVLPSAVPRADALFNTSRAAVLMLALAGRPDLLMAGTEDRLHQQYRRRVLPDSMAVMDSLRGQGYPAVISGAGPTVLVLAHLKQGTRMALERHGWSVLQPAIDLDGALLS; translated from the coding sequence ATGTCAGCCAGGCTGTGCAAAGAACGCGCGGCGGTGCGCGTCCCCGCTACCACCGCCAACATGGGGCCGGGCTTCGACTCCTTTGGCATGGCCTTCCGCTTCTACGACGAGGTCACCGTCCGCCCCGTCGTCGGCGCCACCCATGTGAAGGTAGTGGGCGTCGGTGAGGGCAAGGTAGCCACTGACGACTCTAACTTGGTGGTCCGGGCCCTGCGCGCTGGCCTCGACGCCGTTGGTGCCCCTCAGGCGGGCTTCGAGATGAGCTGCTTCAACCGCATCCCCCACGGTGGCGGCATGGGGTCCTCCGCCTCCGCAGCCGTGGCTGGACTGATGCTGGCGCGCGGCCTAGTCTCCGAGCCGGAGGCCCTGAACGATGAGGTCGTCTTTCGCCTGGCCACTGAGTTCGAGGGACACCCGGACAATGTGGCCCCCGCCGTCTTTGGTGGCGCTACCGTCGCTTGGACTGACATGGACGGCACCCCGCACGCCGCCCCAATGCCCGTGGACGCCACGCTGCCCGTGAGCCTGCTGGTGCCCCCGGAAACCACCCGACTGTCCACGGAAGAGGCTCGCAAGGTCCTGCCCTCCGCCGTGCCGCGCGCCGATGCCTTGTTCAACACCTCCCGCGCCGCCGTACTCATGCTGGCGCTGGCGGGGCGCCCCGACCTACTAATGGCGGGCACCGAGGACCGCCTGCACCAGCAGTACCGCCGCCGTGTCCTGCCCGACTCCATGGCCGTGATGGACTCCCTGCGCGGCCAAGGCTACCCGGCGGTCATCTCCGGGGCCGGCCCCACGGTGCTGGTCCTGGCGCACCTGAAACAGGGCACGCGCATGGCGCTGGAACGGCACGGTTGGAGCGTGCTGCAGCCTGCCATAGACCTGGACGGCGCCCTGCTGTCCTAA
- a CDS encoding homoserine dehydrogenase: MTSESRTSSAAPGTTAATGATPTPTPNPTPLLVDRPVLKVGVLGSGTVGTQVVRLLLDQAEDFAARSGARLQITGIAVRNLDAPRDPAVPRELLTTDATAVATGNDIVIELIGGIEPARTLILAAFRAGSSVITGNKALIAAHGPELYAAAAKARVDFYYEAAVAGAIPVVYALRESMAGDRVTSVLGIVNGTTNYILDEMSTKGLSFETALATAQELGYAEANPTADVDGLDAAAKCAIIASLAFHTRVGLDDVTVEGIRDITADDIREAHASGCEIKLLAIAQRREDERAKGISVRVHPALVPKNHPLSSVHGAFNAVLVEAEAAGRLMFYGQGAGGAPTASAVLSDLVAAATHRVNGGQAPRESSYADLPILGPEAALTRYQVQLRVGDTPGSLAAMAQVFAGNGVSIDSVRQSSYVGGQDATVTIVTHEAPVSALDAAVTQLSHEERVESVVSIRRVEGL; the protein is encoded by the coding sequence ATGACCTCTGAGTCCCGCACCAGCTCCGCTGCCCCCGGCACCACGGCTGCAACTGGTGCTACCCCCACCCCCACACCAAACCCCACCCCCCTGTTGGTGGACCGCCCGGTCCTGAAAGTCGGCGTGCTCGGTTCAGGCACCGTCGGTACGCAGGTGGTTCGCCTCCTACTGGACCAAGCCGAGGACTTCGCCGCCCGCTCCGGTGCCCGCCTGCAGATCACTGGCATCGCCGTGCGCAACCTGGATGCCCCCCGCGACCCTGCCGTCCCCCGCGAGCTGCTGACCACCGACGCCACCGCCGTCGCCACCGGCAACGACATAGTCATTGAACTGATCGGCGGCATCGAACCCGCCCGCACCCTGATCCTGGCGGCCTTCCGCGCTGGCTCCTCAGTCATCACCGGCAACAAAGCCCTCATCGCCGCCCACGGCCCCGAACTCTACGCCGCCGCCGCCAAGGCCCGTGTGGACTTCTACTACGAAGCAGCCGTCGCTGGCGCCATCCCCGTGGTCTACGCCCTGCGCGAGTCCATGGCCGGGGACCGCGTCACCAGCGTTCTCGGCATCGTCAACGGCACCACCAACTACATCTTGGACGAGATGAGCACCAAGGGCCTGTCCTTCGAGACCGCCCTGGCCACCGCCCAGGAACTCGGCTACGCCGAGGCCAACCCGACCGCCGACGTCGACGGCCTAGACGCCGCCGCCAAATGCGCCATCATCGCCTCCCTGGCCTTCCACACCCGTGTCGGCCTGGACGACGTCACCGTGGAGGGCATCCGGGACATCACCGCCGACGACATCCGCGAGGCCCACGCCTCCGGCTGCGAGATCAAGCTCCTGGCAATCGCCCAGCGCCGCGAGGATGAGCGGGCCAAGGGCATCTCAGTGCGCGTCCATCCCGCCCTGGTCCCCAAGAACCACCCCCTGTCTTCCGTGCACGGTGCCTTCAACGCCGTCCTGGTGGAGGCCGAGGCCGCTGGCCGCCTCATGTTCTACGGGCAGGGTGCCGGTGGGGCCCCCACCGCCTCCGCCGTGCTCTCCGACCTTGTGGCCGCCGCCACGCACCGCGTCAACGGAGGCCAGGCGCCCCGTGAGTCTTCCTACGCCGACCTGCCGATTCTCGGCCCCGAGGCTGCCTTGACCCGCTACCAGGTGCAGTTGCGTGTGGGCGACACCCCAGGGTCCCTGGCCGCTATGGCGCAGGTCTTCGCAGGCAACGGCGTCTCCATCGACTCCGTGCGCCAGTCCTCCTACGTGGGAGGCCAGGACGCCACCGTCACCATCGTCACCCACGAGGCGCCGGTCTCCGCCCTGGATGCCGCCGTGACCCAGCTCAGCCACGAGGAGCGGGTGGAGTCCGTGGTATCCATCCGCCGCGTCGAGGGGCTCTGA